In the genome of Vibrio sp. NTOU-M3, one region contains:
- the nrdH gene encoding glutaredoxin-like protein NrdH, which translates to MDVIIYSKPACVQCVATQKAMTAKNIRYKSIDLTQDSHALEKVQALGYREVPVVVVGERHWSGFRPDMINTL; encoded by the coding sequence ATGGACGTTATCATTTACTCAAAACCGGCTTGTGTTCAGTGTGTTGCGACGCAAAAAGCGATGACCGCAAAGAATATTCGGTACAAAAGCATCGATTTGACTCAAGACTCGCATGCACTAGAAAAGGTACAAGCTCTGGGTTATCGGGAAGTACCTGTAGTGGTAGTGGGTGAGCGTCATTGGTCTGGTTTTCGCCCGGATATGATCAACACGTTATGA
- a CDS encoding HD-GYP domain-containing protein produces MLNEQKGKLFRPDLIEALSVLIQKDGFWYSMTPEHIENIPILFKHLDWLQTDLSLAKLVALGRFIAGIVDAKSPFTYQHSLKVAELSEYLANKMHLPTGTAQMLYVSGLVHDIGKLRTPDEILHKPGKLTMAEYARIKKHTIDTEIALNMVFPDSKIGDWAVSHHERLDGSGYPYNKTETELDLPSRIIAIADIFQALSQQRPYRERLNISEINAIMQPMIDQKMLDPEVYQCLKDNIEECFHISVSEEVLM; encoded by the coding sequence ATGTTAAATGAACAAAAAGGAAAATTATTCCGTCCAGACTTGATTGAAGCTCTCTCAGTGTTAATTCAAAAAGATGGGTTTTGGTATTCCATGACACCTGAACATATTGAAAACATCCCTATTCTTTTTAAGCATTTAGACTGGTTACAAACCGACCTTTCTCTTGCCAAATTGGTCGCTCTTGGCCGTTTCATCGCAGGAATTGTAGATGCCAAAAGCCCTTTTACTTATCAACACTCACTTAAAGTAGCGGAGTTGTCAGAATACCTTGCAAACAAAATGCATCTGCCCACAGGCACAGCCCAGATGCTCTATGTTTCAGGCTTGGTTCATGATATTGGGAAACTCAGAACGCCAGACGAAATTCTTCATAAGCCTGGAAAATTAACCATGGCAGAATACGCCCGCATTAAAAAACATACCATTGACACCGAAATTGCACTCAATATGGTTTTTCCAGACTCAAAAATTGGTGATTGGGCCGTAAGTCACCACGAACGCCTTGATGGGAGCGGCTACCCTTACAATAAAACGGAGACCGAACTCGACTTACCCTCTCGAATCATTGCCATTGCCGATATTTTCCAAGCGTTATCACAACAACGTCCGTACCGAGAACGACTCAACATCTCGGAAATCAACGCTATCATGCAACCAATGATTGATCAGAAAATGCTAGATCCAGAAGTATATCAGTGTCTGAAAGATAACATTGAAGAGTGCTTTCATATTTCAGTTTCCGAAGAAGTTCTGATGTAA
- a CDS encoding zf-TFIIB domain-containing protein, with translation MKCPKCSSDFEQLQTPLGDVERCTECKGLWIDIYEVEAMKPLADTVDIGDEAIGQAFNVIDRIDCPVCPNNQMLRLVDPKQPHIWFESCPTCKGRFYDAGEYKDLATVDMSDFFKKLGATERL, from the coding sequence ATGAAATGTCCAAAATGTAGCTCTGACTTTGAGCAATTGCAGACTCCTTTGGGTGATGTAGAGCGATGCACCGAATGTAAGGGGCTTTGGATTGATATTTATGAAGTTGAAGCAATGAAACCTCTCGCTGACACGGTTGATATTGGCGATGAAGCTATTGGGCAGGCATTTAATGTTATCGATCGTATCGATTGCCCGGTATGCCCGAATAACCAAATGCTACGTTTGGTTGATCCGAAGCAACCTCATATCTGGTTTGAGAGCTGCCCAACATGCAAAGGGCGTTTCTATGATGCTGGTGAATATAAAGATTTGGCCACGGTTGATATGTCTGACTTCTTTAAGAAATTAGGTGCAACTGAACGCCTTTAA
- a CDS encoding iron-sulfur cluster assembly accessory protein has protein sequence MENQHNAIGEYSPNSEKWRGITLTISAAKRIQFLSSNGQILRLSTKISGCTGYTYVLEQREGPEEGDLAFESCGGTLFVPVSSMPLLDGTNVDYVRNGLNEIFVYHNPNVKNECGCGESFGV, from the coding sequence ATGGAAAATCAACACAATGCTATAGGTGAGTACTCCCCAAACAGTGAAAAGTGGCGTGGTATTACACTGACAATTTCTGCCGCAAAACGTATCCAATTCCTTTCATCAAATGGACAGATCTTGCGTCTCTCAACCAAAATTTCAGGCTGTACTGGTTACACATATGTCTTAGAGCAGCGAGAAGGTCCTGAAGAAGGAGACCTTGCGTTCGAGTCCTGTGGTGGCACCTTATTTGTCCCGGTGTCTTCAATGCCACTCCTCGATGGAACCAATGTCGATTACGTCCGCAATGGCTTAAACGAAATCTTTGTTTATCACAACCCAAACGTGAAAAACGAGTGTGGGTGTGGCGAAAGTTTCGGAGTTTAA
- the nrdF gene encoding class 1b ribonucleoside-diphosphate reductase subunit beta — translation MLNTQAPKLVQAVNWNRLQDDKDLEIWNRLTVNFWLPEKVPLSNDIPSWQQLTEQEQELTIRVFTGLTLLDTIQNTVGAPSLMPDAVTPHEEAVLTNIAFMEAVHARSYSSVFSTLCTTPQINDAFRWSEENVHLQKKAQLILREYRADDSPLKKKIASVFLESFLFYSGFYLPMHWSSRAKLTNTADLIRLIIRDEAVHGYYIGYKFQQGYKQLSESEQIELKNYAFSLLFDLYAVESEYTETLYDPVGLTEEVKQFLHYNANKALMNLGFEALFPDEVCQVNPAIMSALSPNADENHDFFSGSGSSYVIGQAVATEDEDWDF, via the coding sequence ATGTTAAATACACAAGCACCTAAATTAGTACAGGCGGTCAATTGGAATCGTTTGCAAGATGACAAAGACCTTGAAATCTGGAACCGTTTGACCGTGAACTTCTGGCTGCCGGAAAAAGTCCCGTTGTCCAACGACATACCCAGTTGGCAGCAATTAACCGAGCAAGAACAAGAACTGACTATTCGTGTTTTTACCGGCTTAACGTTGTTAGATACGATTCAAAATACTGTTGGAGCGCCGTCGCTGATGCCTGATGCCGTAACGCCGCATGAAGAAGCTGTATTAACCAATATCGCCTTCATGGAAGCCGTTCATGCACGCAGTTACTCTTCGGTGTTTTCTACATTGTGTACGACGCCACAGATCAATGATGCCTTTCGCTGGTCAGAAGAAAACGTTCATCTGCAAAAGAAAGCACAACTTATTCTGCGGGAATACCGTGCCGATGATTCGCCACTAAAGAAAAAAATCGCCAGTGTCTTTCTTGAAAGTTTTCTTTTCTATTCTGGGTTCTATTTACCTATGCACTGGTCGAGTCGCGCAAAACTGACGAATACAGCAGATTTAATTCGGCTCATTATTCGTGATGAAGCGGTGCATGGTTACTACATCGGCTACAAATTTCAACAAGGTTATAAGCAGCTAAGTGAATCGGAACAGATTGAATTGAAAAATTATGCCTTTTCACTGCTGTTTGATCTGTATGCTGTTGAAAGTGAATACACGGAAACACTGTATGATCCGGTTGGATTAACGGAGGAAGTAAAGCAATTTCTGCATTACAACGCCAATAAAGCATTGATGAACCTTGGCTTTGAAGCACTGTTTCCTGATGAGGTTTGTCAGGTAAACCCTGCGATTATGTCTGCTTTATCACCCAATGCGGATGAAAATCATGACTTTTTCTCTGGCTCTGGTTCTTCTTATGTGATTGGTCAGGCGGTTGCTACCGAAGATGAAGATTGGGATTTTTAA
- a CDS encoding bacteriohemerythrin has protein sequence MYSQVIEKISNLNKLSIVVLLTIIALPLMVFTFLSQAWGWLVYLVLYHIFMVMLLTNLGTTFHQIRASARDLSEGDLTVRIPVENALGTPLFQTFNRIGEDISRTINALGKSTKKLQEVADTVQTDSEQSKVGALGQKKDVDRASTIIDELSEITQQVTNFCDSSASLTKEVKQVADKGTKDMLSLERALDNANQQIDTSNQHFQALVEETDQISQVMETISGIAEQTNLLALNAAIESARAGEQGRGFAVVADEVRNLAMRTQEATEEIRSKISNLQTKTQDVQQTMQENKTSMEHSLGIASEAEDTFKSLNQQISEVHHYSQQIAQSSEQQSVQTKALVSCLHEIALESENNVKSTQETLIASITVRNLSGEIDSLLHRFAINDNQIQQEEQRRDKLIEWSAQLDIGLDEINRQHQTLVHLINELYHLLRNNYGLPSIKRVVQGLIDYTANHFKYEETLFEQVEYARTQQHIDKHNELVTQVLEFQKRVERGEDIGDELMQFLKNWLSQHIMKEDKAYAQSFHDGGVD, from the coding sequence ATGTATAGCCAAGTCATCGAAAAAATAAGCAACCTCAATAAACTATCAATTGTTGTTTTGTTGACAATCATCGCCCTGCCATTGATGGTTTTCACTTTTTTGAGTCAAGCTTGGGGATGGCTCGTGTATCTTGTTCTCTACCATATTTTTATGGTTATGCTTCTCACAAATCTGGGGACGACATTTCACCAAATACGCGCTTCTGCCCGAGATCTCTCAGAGGGTGACTTAACGGTTCGTATTCCCGTAGAGAATGCGCTTGGAACGCCTTTGTTCCAAACATTTAATCGTATCGGAGAAGACATTTCCCGAACCATTAATGCACTGGGTAAATCAACAAAAAAACTGCAAGAAGTTGCCGATACCGTTCAGACTGACTCAGAACAATCCAAGGTGGGAGCTCTCGGGCAGAAAAAAGATGTTGACCGCGCCAGTACGATTATTGATGAACTGTCAGAGATTACGCAGCAAGTGACAAACTTCTGTGACTCTTCAGCGTCTTTAACAAAAGAAGTGAAGCAAGTGGCGGATAAAGGCACCAAAGACATGCTATCGCTAGAACGCGCATTAGACAACGCTAACCAACAAATTGATACGTCAAACCAACACTTTCAAGCCTTGGTTGAAGAAACGGACCAGATCAGCCAAGTGATGGAAACCATCAGTGGTATTGCCGAGCAAACAAACTTATTGGCCCTTAACGCCGCGATTGAAAGTGCCCGAGCCGGAGAACAAGGCCGTGGCTTTGCAGTCGTTGCCGATGAAGTACGTAACCTTGCCATGAGGACACAAGAAGCCACTGAGGAAATAAGAAGCAAAATCAGCAATCTACAAACAAAAACTCAAGATGTGCAGCAAACCATGCAAGAAAACAAAACCAGCATGGAACACTCTTTAGGTATCGCCTCAGAAGCAGAAGATACGTTTAAATCTTTAAACCAACAAATCAGTGAGGTGCACCATTACAGCCAACAGATCGCTCAATCTTCTGAGCAACAATCAGTTCAAACCAAAGCGCTGGTCAGCTGCTTGCATGAGATAGCCCTAGAGTCAGAGAACAACGTAAAGTCCACGCAAGAAACCTTAATCGCCAGTATTACAGTACGTAATTTATCTGGAGAAATCGATTCCTTGTTACATCGCTTCGCCATTAACGATAACCAGATACAGCAAGAAGAACAACGTAGAGACAAGCTGATTGAGTGGAGTGCCCAACTCGATATCGGGCTGGATGAAATTAACCGACAACATCAAACGCTCGTTCACCTCATTAACGAACTCTACCACCTATTACGGAACAATTACGGCCTCCCTTCCATTAAGCGTGTTGTCCAAGGCTTGATTGATTACACTGCGAACCACTTCAAATATGAAGAAACATTGTTTGAGCAAGTGGAGTATGCACGCACACAACAACATATTGATAAACACAATGAATTGGTCACACAAGTTTTAGAGTTTCAAAAACGTGTCGAGCGTGGAGAAGATATCGGTGATGAACTGATGCAATTTCTCAAGAATTGGCTCAGTCAGCATATTATGAAAGAAGACAAAGCATACGCCCAGAGCTTCCATGACGGTGGAGTTGATTAG
- the sufB gene encoding Fe-S cluster assembly protein SufB: MSDTNQYAELEQTFSQKYKEGFYTDVASDTLEKGINETVIRAISAKRNEPDWMLEFRLQAYQQWLTMTEPRWLKADYPELDYQDYSYYSAPSCEACNDKPSDDGTNSYLTEEVEHAFDQLGVPVREGNNVAVDAIFDSVSVTTTYRDELSQHGIIFCSFSDAIHEHPDLVRQYLGTVVPPEDNFFAALNAAVASDGTFVYIPPGVRCPRELSTYFRINQAKTGQFERTILIADEGSYVSYIEGCSAPVRDSYQLHAAVVEVIIHKDAEVKYSTVQNWFSGENGGQGGILNFVTKRALCQGDNSKMSWTQSETGSAITWKYPSVILKGDNAIGEFFSVALTNGQQRADTGTKMIHIGKNTRSTIISKGISAGQSENSYRGLVKILPTAIGARNFTQCDSMLIGAQCGAHTFPSVEVGHPSAQVEHEATTSRIGEDQLFYCVQRGIAEDDAISMIVNGFCKDVFSELPLEFAVDAQKLLSISLEHSVG, from the coding sequence ATGAGTGATACCAATCAGTACGCAGAACTTGAGCAAACTTTCTCTCAGAAATACAAAGAAGGCTTCTATACGGATGTTGCGTCTGACACCTTAGAAAAAGGCATTAACGAAACAGTCATCCGAGCAATTTCAGCCAAACGTAACGAGCCAGATTGGATGTTGGAATTTAGGCTACAAGCTTACCAGCAATGGTTGACGATGACCGAACCACGCTGGTTAAAAGCCGACTACCCCGAACTCGATTACCAAGATTACAGCTATTATTCAGCACCAAGTTGTGAGGCGTGTAATGACAAGCCAAGTGATGATGGGACAAACAGCTATCTGACTGAAGAAGTGGAACATGCCTTTGATCAACTAGGGGTTCCCGTGCGTGAAGGAAACAATGTTGCCGTTGATGCTATTTTTGATTCCGTCTCCGTCACCACAACGTATCGTGATGAGCTAAGCCAACATGGAATTATTTTTTGCTCCTTCAGTGATGCTATCCATGAACATCCTGATCTGGTACGGCAATATTTAGGTACAGTCGTCCCACCTGAAGATAATTTTTTTGCAGCGCTTAATGCGGCGGTTGCCTCTGATGGCACCTTCGTCTATATCCCACCTGGCGTACGCTGCCCGAGAGAATTATCAACTTATTTTCGTATCAATCAGGCCAAAACAGGCCAGTTCGAACGAACAATTTTGATTGCAGATGAAGGATCTTATGTCAGTTATATCGAAGGATGTTCCGCACCGGTTCGTGACAGTTACCAACTTCACGCCGCCGTTGTGGAAGTCATCATACACAAAGATGCAGAAGTAAAGTATTCAACGGTTCAGAATTGGTTTTCCGGGGAAAACGGCGGTCAGGGTGGCATTTTAAACTTCGTGACCAAGCGTGCACTTTGCCAAGGTGACAACAGCAAGATGTCTTGGACGCAGTCAGAAACGGGTTCAGCCATCACATGGAAATACCCTAGCGTTATTTTAAAAGGCGACAATGCTATCGGTGAGTTTTTCTCCGTTGCGTTAACAAACGGACAGCAGCGCGCCGATACTGGGACGAAAATGATCCATATTGGTAAAAACACCCGATCTACGATCATTTCTAAAGGTATCTCTGCCGGGCAAAGTGAAAATAGTTATCGTGGGTTGGTGAAGATACTTCCTACCGCCATCGGGGCGAGAAATTTCACTCAATGCGATTCCATGTTAATTGGTGCTCAATGTGGTGCTCACACTTTCCCATCAGTTGAAGTCGGTCACCCAAGTGCTCAAGTTGAGCATGAAGCGACAACCTCTCGTATTGGTGAAGATCAGCTCTTTTATTGCGTCCAACGAGGGATCGCTGAAGACGATGCTATCTCAATGATTGTCAATGGATTTTGTAAAGATGTTTTCTCAGAACTTCCACTCGAATTTGCCGTTGATGCTCAAAAACTTCTCTCTATCAGTCTCGAACACAGTGTTGGTTAA
- the nrdI gene encoding class Ib ribonucleoside-diphosphate reductase assembly flavoprotein NrdI: MRQLVYFSSQSGNTQRFVEKLELPAIRLPIEPNDPTPDITAPFVLICPTYADGYGRGAVPKSVIKLLNLEKNRKLLRGVIASGNRNFGKFYAYSGNIIAKKCQVPILYRFELAGCDSDVTRVRHGLRKLWSTL; encoded by the coding sequence ATGAGACAGTTGGTTTACTTTTCCAGCCAGTCGGGTAACACGCAACGTTTTGTTGAAAAACTTGAGTTACCCGCTATCCGTTTGCCGATAGAACCCAATGATCCAACCCCTGACATTACTGCGCCATTTGTGCTTATTTGCCCAACGTACGCCGATGGTTATGGGCGAGGGGCTGTGCCTAAATCGGTGATCAAACTACTGAATCTGGAAAAAAATCGAAAGTTGTTACGAGGCGTTATTGCCTCTGGCAATCGTAATTTCGGAAAATTTTACGCGTACTCAGGCAATATTATCGCCAAAAAATGTCAGGTGCCGATCTTGTATCGTTTTGAACTGGCGGGATGTGATAGTGATGTAACCCGAGTGCGCCATGGCTTGAGAAAACTTTGGTCAACCCTATGA
- the yghU gene encoding glutathione-dependent disulfide-bond oxidoreductase, with protein sequence MTNEYIPPKVWTMDNENGGEWASINRPDSGARHEKVLPVGEHPIQLYSMGTPNGQKITIMLEELLALGVKEAEYDAHLIRIGEGDQFGSGFVDVNPNSKIPALVDGSGETPVRVFESGSILVYLAEKFGHLLPQETLARTQVLNWLFWLQGSAPYLGGGFGHFYAYAPEKFEYPINRFSMETKRQLDVLDKQLAKTKYIAGDEYSIADIAIWPWYGNLVLGRLYNAAEFLDVESYVHLQRWANEVAAREGVQRGRIVNRSWGEEWEQVPERHSADDITKVMALKP encoded by the coding sequence ATGACAAACGAATATATCCCACCGAAAGTGTGGACGATGGACAATGAGAACGGCGGCGAGTGGGCCAGCATTAACCGTCCGGATTCTGGTGCGCGACACGAGAAAGTATTACCTGTTGGTGAGCACCCAATACAGCTTTATTCGATGGGGACGCCAAACGGTCAGAAGATCACCATCATGTTAGAAGAACTTTTGGCGCTTGGTGTGAAAGAAGCTGAATATGATGCGCATTTAATCCGAATTGGCGAAGGGGATCAGTTTGGTTCTGGTTTTGTTGATGTAAACCCAAACTCAAAAATCCCGGCATTAGTGGATGGTTCTGGTGAAACACCGGTACGCGTATTTGAGTCAGGCTCGATTCTGGTTTATTTGGCAGAGAAGTTTGGCCATTTATTACCTCAAGAAACCCTTGCTCGGACTCAAGTTTTAAATTGGTTATTCTGGCTCCAAGGCTCAGCGCCATATTTAGGGGGTGGTTTTGGCCATTTTTATGCGTACGCGCCAGAAAAATTCGAGTACCCGATTAATCGTTTTTCGATGGAAACTAAGCGTCAGCTTGATGTTTTAGATAAACAATTAGCGAAAACGAAATATATTGCTGGCGATGAGTACAGTATCGCGGATATCGCTATTTGGCCTTGGTATGGCAATTTAGTGTTAGGTCGACTCTACAATGCAGCGGAATTCCTCGATGTTGAAAGTTACGTACATTTGCAACGTTGGGCGAATGAAGTCGCAGCAAGAGAAGGGGTACAACGTGGTAGAATCGTTAACCGCAGTTGGGGTGAAGAGTGGGAGCAAGTTCCTGAACGCCACAGTGCTGATGACATCACTAAAGTGATGGCACTTAAACCATAG
- the nrdE gene encoding class 1b ribonucleoside-diphosphate reductase subunit alpha: MTETHNQLDYHALNAMLNLLDAQGNVQFDADRQSVRQYFLQHINQNTVFFHHLREKLTYLVEENYYEADVLEQYRWEFKQAIWQKAYDFKFRFPTFMGAYKFFASYALKTRDGKRYLERFEDRVVMTALLLARGDEDKAMLLMEEMISGRFQPATPTFTNAGKKSRGELISCFLLRVEDNMESIGRAVNSSLQLSRRGGGVALMLTNLREHGAPIKGIENQSSGVIPVMKLLEDSFSYANQLGARQGAGAVYLHAHHPDILRFLDTKRENADEKIRIKTLSLGIVVPDITFELAKQNKDMYLFSPYDVERVYGVPFSEISVTDRYAELVDDARIHKTKINARQFFQTIAEIQFESGYPYLMFEDTVNRMNPIKGRISMSNLCSEILQINEASEFNDDLSFKHLGADISCNLGSLNIAKVMDGKNVAKSVTSAIYALNAVSEMSAIDSVPSVRRGNDESHAVGLGQMNLHGFLAREQIHYGSDEALDFTNVYFATVLYHCLSASNQLAIERAQTFIGFEASKYATGEFFQRYIDNVIVAKTPKVQMLLEQFQFSIPSQTQWAELQASVMQYGLYNRNLQAIPPTGSISYINNATSSIHPITSKIEIRKEGQIGRVYYPAPYMTNENMAYYRDAYEIGPEAIIDTYAVATQHVDQGLSLTLFFSDTATTRDINKAQIYAWKKGIKTIYYIRLRQKALEGTQVEGCVSCSL, from the coding sequence ATGACAGAGACACACAATCAACTCGATTATCACGCATTGAATGCAATGCTAAATTTGCTCGATGCACAAGGTAACGTCCAGTTTGATGCAGACCGCCAATCGGTTCGTCAATACTTCTTACAACACATCAATCAAAATACGGTTTTCTTTCACCATTTGCGAGAAAAGCTGACTTACTTAGTAGAGGAAAACTATTACGAAGCTGACGTGTTGGAACAATACCGTTGGGAATTCAAGCAAGCTATTTGGCAAAAAGCGTATGACTTTAAATTTCGTTTCCCGACCTTTATGGGGGCTTATAAATTTTTTGCTTCGTATGCGTTAAAAACTCGGGATGGAAAACGTTATTTGGAGCGATTTGAAGATCGCGTCGTGATGACGGCTTTGCTTTTAGCAAGAGGTGACGAAGATAAAGCAATGCTGTTGATGGAGGAGATGATCTCCGGACGTTTTCAACCAGCAACACCAACGTTTACGAATGCGGGAAAGAAAAGCCGTGGTGAACTTATTTCGTGTTTTCTATTACGTGTAGAAGACAATATGGAAAGTATTGGCCGTGCTGTGAACTCGTCACTTCAACTTTCACGACGCGGCGGTGGCGTGGCATTAATGCTGACTAACTTGCGAGAGCACGGTGCGCCAATTAAAGGAATTGAAAACCAGTCCTCAGGAGTTATTCCTGTGATGAAGCTGTTAGAAGACAGCTTTTCTTATGCAAACCAGCTTGGGGCGAGGCAAGGGGCTGGGGCGGTATACTTGCATGCTCATCACCCCGATATACTTCGTTTTCTCGATACCAAGCGTGAAAATGCGGATGAAAAAATTCGCATTAAGACACTTAGCCTTGGCATCGTAGTTCCTGATATTACGTTTGAACTGGCTAAGCAAAATAAGGACATGTATCTATTCTCACCGTATGACGTAGAAAGAGTTTATGGTGTCCCATTTTCAGAAATTTCTGTTACGGATCGATATGCGGAGCTGGTGGATGACGCTCGGATCCACAAAACAAAAATAAATGCTCGTCAGTTTTTTCAAACCATTGCTGAAATCCAATTTGAGTCTGGTTATCCCTATCTCATGTTTGAAGATACGGTCAATCGAATGAATCCGATAAAAGGCCGAATTTCTATGTCGAACTTGTGCTCGGAGATCTTGCAAATTAACGAGGCATCTGAGTTTAACGATGACTTAAGCTTTAAGCATCTTGGTGCCGATATTTCATGCAATCTCGGTTCATTGAATATTGCTAAAGTGATGGATGGGAAAAATGTCGCTAAGTCGGTTACGAGTGCCATCTACGCGTTAAATGCGGTATCTGAAATGAGTGCCATTGATAGTGTTCCTTCGGTGCGGCGAGGGAACGATGAAAGCCACGCTGTTGGACTTGGCCAAATGAACTTGCATGGTTTTCTTGCCCGTGAACAGATCCATTATGGCAGTGATGAGGCGCTTGATTTTACCAATGTGTATTTTGCAACCGTGCTTTATCACTGTTTAAGTGCTTCAAATCAGCTGGCCATAGAGCGAGCGCAAACCTTTATCGGATTTGAAGCATCGAAATATGCGACAGGGGAGTTTTTCCAACGCTATATCGATAATGTGATTGTTGCGAAAACACCAAAGGTACAAATGCTGTTAGAACAATTTCAGTTTTCTATCCCAAGCCAAACCCAATGGGCAGAATTGCAAGCGTCCGTCATGCAGTACGGATTATATAACCGAAACTTACAAGCCATTCCGCCGACGGGGTCGATCAGTTACATCAACAATGCCACGTCTTCCATTCATCCGATTACTTCAAAAATAGAGATCCGAAAAGAAGGCCAAATTGGACGCGTGTACTATCCCGCACCTTACATGACGAATGAAAACATGGCGTATTACCGTGATGCTTATGAAATTGGTCCTGAAGCGATTATTGACACCTATGCGGTGGCGACGCAACACGTGGATCAAGGGTTATCCCTGACATTGTTTTTCTCAGATACCGCCACCACTCGTGATATTAACAAGGCGCAGATTTACGCATGGAAGAAGGGTATTAAAACCATTTATTACATTCGATTACGCCAAAAAGCCTTGGAAGGTACACAAGTTGAAGGCTGTGTTTCCTGCAGCTTATAA
- a CDS encoding DUF2059 domain-containing protein, whose amino-acid sequence MNFLKKTLIVTLMVFSSQSLANPHKEAAYQLIEAMELNQLMSETIDSMLQVQLQSQPQLKPFESTMREFFNTYMSGDSLKDSFAELYMSVYTEQELKELIAFLNTPTGKKSIKMTPILTAKGAAIGQQRVMENAHILERMIKEEAERLEVLKNNQ is encoded by the coding sequence ATGAATTTTTTGAAAAAGACTCTGATAGTCACGTTAATGGTTTTTTCCAGTCAATCATTAGCAAATCCACACAAAGAAGCCGCCTACCAACTTATTGAGGCGATGGAACTGAATCAGTTAATGAGTGAGACTATCGACTCTATGCTGCAAGTTCAGTTGCAAAGCCAGCCTCAATTGAAGCCATTTGAAAGTACGATGCGCGAATTTTTTAATACATACATGAGCGGCGATAGCTTAAAAGACAGCTTTGCCGAGCTGTATATGAGTGTTTATACCGAGCAAGAATTGAAAGAACTGATCGCGTTTTTGAATACACCGACAGGCAAGAAATCAATCAAGATGACACCGATCTTAACCGCTAAGGGAGCCGCGATTGGGCAGCAAAGAGTGATGGAGAATGCACATATCCTTGAGCGAATGATCAAAGAAGAGGCAGAACGTCTAGAAGTGTTGAAAAACAACCAATGA
- a CDS encoding HD domain-containing protein: MEATHIHTQESFSVDLKHALIWVARALDYVGIDDANHGHRVAYIAYECAKQLGWEKKKQEFCFMAGLLHDCGVSQSTEHKNLVSAMTPNDVQRHCHIGYQSLIECELLIPFANIVLYHHTPWAELESIEVPPFEKDIAALIFLADRLDFLRARFLADQDSDLIILKKKKSQEC; the protein is encoded by the coding sequence ATGGAAGCTACACACATTCATACACAAGAATCCTTCTCTGTTGATTTAAAACACGCATTAATTTGGGTTGCTCGCGCACTCGATTATGTCGGTATAGACGATGCCAACCATGGTCATCGGGTCGCCTACATTGCTTATGAATGTGCAAAACAATTAGGGTGGGAAAAGAAGAAGCAGGAGTTCTGCTTTATGGCAGGATTACTCCATGACTGCGGTGTTTCTCAATCAACCGAGCATAAAAATTTAGTTAGCGCTATGACTCCCAATGATGTACAACGCCATTGTCACATTGGGTATCAGTCTCTTATCGAATGTGAGTTACTAATCCCCTTTGCTAACATCGTTCTTTATCATCACACACCTTGGGCTGAACTAGAGTCCATTGAAGTCCCACCTTTTGAAAAAGATATTGCTGCGCTTATCTTTCTTGCAGACCGATTAGATTTCTTGAGAGCGCGTTTTCTAGCCGACCAAGATAGCGACCTTATCATCCTGAAAAAAAAGAAATCACAGGAATGTTAA